A stretch of the Argentina anserina chromosome 6, drPotAnse1.1, whole genome shotgun sequence genome encodes the following:
- the LOC126800624 gene encoding photosystem II protein D1-like, with protein sequence MTAILERRESESLWGRFCNWITSTENRLYIGWFGVLMIPTLLTATSVFIIAFIAAPPVDIDGIREPVSGSLLYGNNIISGAIIPTSAAIGLHFYPIWEAASVDEWLYNGGPYELIVLHFLLGVACYMGREWELSFHLGMRPWIAVAYSAPVAAATAVFLIYPIGQGSFSDGMPLGISGTFNFMIVFQAEHNILMHPFHMLGVAGVFGGSLFSAMHGSLVTSSLIRETTENESANEGYRFGQEEETYNIVAAHGYFGRLIFQYASFNNSRSLHFFLAAWPVVGIWFTALGISTMAFNLNGFNFNQSVVDSQGRVINTWADIINRANLGMEVMHERNAHNFPLDLAVVEVPSING encoded by the coding sequence ATGACTGCAATTTTAGAGAGACGCGAAAGCGAAAGCCTATGGGGTCGCTTTTGTAATTGGATAACCAGCACTGAAAACCGTCTTTACATTGGATGGTTTGGTGTTTTGATGATCCCTACTTTATTGACCGCAACTTCTGTATTTATTATTGCTTTCATTGCTGCACCTCCGGTAGATATTGATGGTATTCGTGAACCTGTTTCTGGATCTTTACTTTACGGAAACAATATTATTTCTGGTGCCATTATCCCTACTTCTGCAGCTATCGGTTTGCACTTTTACCCAATATGGGAAGCGGCTTCCGTTGATGAATGGTTATACAATGGTGGTCCTTATGAGCTAATTGTTCTACACTTCTTACTTGGTGTAGCTTGCTATATGGGTCGTGAGTGGGAACTTAGTTTCCATCTGGGTATGCGCCCTTGGATTGCTGTTGCATATTCAGCTCCTGTTGCAGCTGCTACTGCTGTTTTCTTGATCTACCCAATCGGTCAAGGAAGCTTTTCTGACGGTATGCCTCTAGGAATCTCTGGTACTTTCAACTTCATGATTGTATTCCAAGCTGAGCACAACATCCTTATGCACCCATTTCACATGCTAGGTGTGGCTGGTGTATTTGGCGGTTCCCTATTCAGTGCTATGCATGGTTCTTTGGTAACCTCTAGTTTGATCAGGGAAACCACAGAAAATGAATCTGCTAATGAAGGTTACAGATTCGGTCAAGAGGAAGAAACCTATAATATCGTAGCCGCTCATGGTTATTTTGGCCGATTGATCTTCCAATATGCTAGTTTCAACAATTCCCGTTCTTTACACTTCTTTTTAGCTGCTTGGCCTGTAGTAGGTATCTGGTTCACCGCTTTAGGTATCAGCACTATGGCTTTCAACTTAAATGGTTTTAATTTCAATCAATCTGTAGTTGATAGTCAAGGTCGTGTAATTAATACTTGGGCTGATATTATTAACCGCGCTAACCTTGGTATGGAAGTTATGCATGAACGTAATGCTCATAATTTCCCTCTAGACCTAGCTGTTGTTGAAGTTCCGTCTATCAATGGATAA
- the LOC126799669 gene encoding LOW QUALITY PROTEIN: protein Ycf2-like (The sequence of the model RefSeq protein was modified relative to this genomic sequence to represent the inferred CDS: inserted 1 base in 1 codon): protein MKGHQFKSWIFELREILREIKNSHYFLDSWTKFNSVGSFIHIFFHQERFIKLLDFRIWSILCSRNSHLQGSTSNRYFTIKGVVLFVVVVLIYRINNRKMVERKNLYLTGLLPIPMNFIGPRNDTVEESFGSSNINRLIVSLLYLPKGKKISESCFLDPKESTWVLPITKKCIMPESNWGSRWWRNWIRKKRDSSCKLSNETVAGIEISFKEKDIKYLEFLFVYYMDDPIRKDRDWELFDRLSPRKRRNILNLNSGQLFEILVKDWICYLMFAFHEKIPIEAGVFVKQQGAGSTIQSNEIEHVSHLFSRNKWAMQNCAQFHMWQFRQDLFFSWGKNPHESDFLKNISRENWLDNVWLVNKDRFFSKVRNVSSNIQYDSTRSSFVQVTDSSQLKGSSDQSRDRFDSISNEDSEYHTLINQREIQQLKERSILLDPSFLQTERTEIESDRFPKCLSGYSSMFRLFTEREKQMNKHLLPEEIEEFLGNPTRSLRSFFSDRWSELHLGSNPTERSTRDQKLLKKEQDVSFVPSRRSENKEIVNIFKIITYLQNTVSIHPISSDPGCDMVPKDELDSSNKILFLNKNPFCDLFHLFHDRNRGGYTLHHDFESEERFQEMADLFTLSITEPDPLYHKGFAFSIDSYGLDQKQFLNEVFNSRDESKKKSLLVLPPIFYEENESFYRRIRKKWVRTSCGNDLEDPKPKIVVFASNNIMEAVNQYRLIRNLIQIQYSTYGYIRNVLNRFFLMTRSDCNFEYGIQRDQIGNDTLNHRTIMKYTINQHLSNLKKSQKKWFDPLIFISRTERSMNRDPNAYRYKWSNGSKKLQEHLEHFISEQKSHFQVVDRLRINQYSIDWFEVIDKKDLSKSLPFFLSKLLLFLSKFLLFLSNSLPFFFMSFGNIPIHRSEIHIYELKGPNDQLCNQLLESIGLQIVHLKKWKPFLLDDHDTSQKSKFLINGGTISPFFFNKIKIPKWVIDSFHTRNNRRKSFDNMDSYFSMISHDQDNWLNPVKPFHRSSLISSFYKANRLRFLNNPHNFCFYCNKGFPFFVEKARINNYDFTYGQFLNILFIRKKIFSLRGGXKKYSFLERYTISPIELQVSNIFIPNDFLQNGDERYNLYKSFHFPIRSDPFVRRAVYSIADISGTLLTEGQTVSFERTYCQPLSDMNMSDSEGKNLHQYINFNSNMGLIHTPCSEKYLPFEKRKKRGRCLKKCFEKGQMYRTFQRDSAFSTLSKWNIFQTYMPWFLTSTGYKYLNLIFLDTFSDLLPILSSSQKFLSIFHDIMHGSDISWRILQKKLCLPQWNMISDISSKCLHNLLLSEEMIHRNNESPLISTHLRSPNVREFLYSILFLLLIVGYVVRTHLLFVSRAYSELQTEFERFKSLMIPSYMIELRKLLDRYPPSELNSFWLKNLFLVAVEQLGDSLEEIRGSASGGNMLWGGGPTYGVKSIRSKKKYLNINLIDIIDFISIIPNSLNRIAFSRNTRHLSHTSKEIYSLIRKRKNVNGDWIDDKIESWVSNSDSIGDKEREFLVQFSTLTTEKRIDQILLSLTHSDHLSKNDSGYQMIEQPGAIYLRYLVDIHKKYLMNYEFNTSCLAERRIFLAHYQTITYSQTSCGANSFHFPSHGKPFSLRLALSLSRGILVIGSIGTGRSYLVKYLATNSYVPFITVFLNKFLDNKPKGFLVDDSDDIDDSDDIGRDLDTELELLTMMNALTMDMMPEIDRFYITLQFELAKAMSPCIIWIPNIHDLDVNESNYLSLGLLVNYLSRDCERCSTRNILVIASTHIPKKVDPALIAPNKLNTFIKIRRLLIPQQRKHFFTLSYTRGFHLEKKMFYTNGFGSITMGSNVRDLVALTNEALSISITQKKSIIDTNIIRSALHRQTWDLRSQVRSVQDHGILFYQIGRSVAQNVLLSNCSIDPISIYMKKKSCNEGGSYLYKWYFELGTSMKKLTILLYLLSCSAGSVAQDLWSLPGPDEKNGITSYGLVENDSDLVHGLLEVEGAPVGSSRTEKDCSKFDNDRVTLLLRPEPRNPLDMMQNGSCSIVDQRFFYEQYESEFEEGEGEGVLDLQRIEEDLFNHIVWAPRIWRPWGFLFDCIERPNELGFPYWVRSFQGKRIIYDEKDGLQENDSEFLQSQYQTRDRSSKEQGFFRISQFVWDPADPLFFLFKDPPFISVFSHREFFADEEMPKGLLTSQTDLPTTLYKRWFIKNTQERHFELLIHHQRWLRTNSSLSNGFFRSNTPSESYQYLSKLFLSNETLLDQMTKTLLRKRWLFPDEMKIGFM, encoded by the exons ATGAAAGGACATCAATTCAAATCCTGGATTTTCGAATTGAGAGAGATATTGAGAGAGATCAAGAATTCTCACTATTTCTTAGATTCATGGACCAAATTCAATTCAGTGGGATCTTTCATTCACATTTTTTTCCATCAAGAACGTTTTATAAAACTTTTGGACTTCCGAATTTGGAGTATCCTATGTTCACGCAATTCACATTTACAGGGTTCAACAAGCAATCGATATTTCACGATCAAGGGTGTAGTACTATTTGTAGTAGTGGTCCTTATATATCGTATTAACAATCGAAAGATGGTCGAGAGAAAAAATCTCTATTTGACAGGGCTTCTTCCTATACCTATGAATTTCATTGGACCCAGAAATGATACAGTGGAAGAATCTTTTGGGTCTTCCAATATCAATAGGTTGATTGTTTCGCTCCTGTATCttccaaaaggaaaaaagatcTCTGAGAGCTGTTTCCTGGATCCGAAAGAGAGTACTTGGGTTCTCCCAATAACTAAAAAGTGTATCATGCCTGAATCTAACTGGGGTTCGCGGTGGTGGAGAAACTGGATCAGAAAAAAGAGGGATTCTAGTTGTAAGCTATCTAATGAAACCGTCGCTGGAATCGAGATCTCATTCAAAGAGAAAGATATCAAATATCTGGAGTTTCTTTTTGTATATTATATGGATGATCCGATTCGCAAGGACCGTGATTGGGAATTGTTTGATCGTCTTTCTCCGAGGAAGAGGCGAAACATACTCAACTTGAATTCGGGACAGCTATTCGAAATCTTAGTGAAAGACTGGATTTGTTATCTCATGTTTGCTTTTCATGAAAAAATACCAATTGAAGCGGGGGTTTTCGTCAAACAACAAGGAGCTGGGTCAACTATTCAATCAAATGAAATTGAGCATGTTTCCCATCTCTTCTCGAGAAACAAGTGGGCTATGCAAAATTGTGCTCAATTTCATATGTGGCAATTCCGCCAAGATCTCTTCTTTAGTTGGGGGAAGAATCCGCACGAATCGGATTTTTTGAAGAACATATCGAGAGAGAATTGGTTAGACAATGTGTGGTTGGTAAACAAGGATCGGTTTTTTAGCAAGGTGCGGAATGTATCATCAAATATTCAATATGATTCCACAAGATCTAGTTTTGTTCAAGTAACGGATTCTAGCCAATTGAAAGGATCCTCTGATCAATCCAGAGATCGTTTCGATTCCATTAGTAATGAGGATTCAGAATATCACACATTGATCAATCAAAGAGAGATTCAACAACTAAAAGAAAGATCGATTCTTTTGGatccttcttttcttcaaaCGGAACGAacagagatagaatcagaccGATTCCCTAAATGCCTTTCTGGATATTCCTCAATGTTCCGGCTATTCACGGAACGTGAGAAGCAGATGAATAAGCATCTGCTTCCGGAAGAAATCGAAGAATTTCTTGGGAATCCTACAAGATCCCTTCGTTCTTTTTTCTCTGACAGATGGTCAGAACTTCATCTGGGTTCGAATCCTACTGAGAGGTCCACTAGAGATCAGAAATTGTTGAAGAAAGAACAAGATGTTTCTTTTGTCCCTTCCAGGCGAtcggaaaataaagaaatagtGAATATATTCAAGATAATTACGTATTTACAAAATACCGTCTCAATTCATCCTATTTCATCAGATCCGGGATGTGATATGGTTCCAAAGGATGAACTGGACAGTTccaataaaattttattcttGAACAAAAATCCATTTTGTGATTTATTTCATCTATTCCATGACCGGAACAGGGGGGGATACACGTTACACCACGATTTTGAATCAGAAGAGAGATTTCAAGAAATGGCAGATCTATTCACTCTATCAATAACCGAGCCGGATCCGTTATATCATAAGGGATTTGCCTTTTCTATTGATTCCTACGGATTGGATCAAAAACAATTCTTGAATGAGGTATTCAACTCCAGGGATGAATCGAAAAAGAAATCTTTATTGGTTCTACCTCCTATTTTTTATGAAGAGAATGAATCTTTTTATCGAAGGATCAGAAAAAAATGGGTCCGGACCTCCTGCGGGAATGATTTGGAAGatccaaaaccaaaaatagTGGTATTTGCTAGCAACAACATAATGGAGGCAGTCAATCAATATAGATTGATCCGAAATCTGATTCAAATCCAATATAGCACCTATGGGTACATAAGAAATGTATTGAATCGATTCTTTTTAATGACTAGATCTGATTGCAACTTCGAATATGGAATTCAAAGGGATCAAATAGGAAATGATACTCTGAATCATAGAACTATAATGAAATATACGATCAACCAACATttatcaaatttgaaaaagagTCAGAAGAAATGGTTCGATcctcttatttttatttctcgaaCCGAGAGATCCATGAATCGGGATCCTAATGCATATAGATACAAATGGTCCAATGGGAGCAAGAAGTTACAGGAACATTTGGAACATTTCATTTCTGAGCAGAAGAGCCATTTTCAAGTAGTCGATCGATTACGTATTAATCAATATTCGATTGATTGGTTTGAGGTTATCGACAAAAAAGATTTGTCTAAGTCACTTCCTTTCTTTTTGTCCAAGTTACTTCTTTTTTTGTCCaagtttcttctctttttgtcTAACTCActtccttttttctttatgAGTTTCGGGAATATCCCCATTCATAGGTCCGAGATCCACATATATGAATTGAAAGGTCCGAATGATCAACTCTGCAATCAGTTGTTAGAATCAATAGGTCTTCAAATAGTTCATTtgaaaaaatggaaacccttcttattagatgatcatgatacttcccaaaaatcaaaattcttGATCAATGGAGGAACAATATCACcgttttttttcaataagATTAAGATACCAAAGTGGGTGATTGACTCATTCCATACTAGAAATAATCGCAGGAAATCTTTTGATAACATGGATTCCTATTTCTCAATGATATCCCACGATCAAGACAATTGGCTGAATCCCGTGAAACCATTTCATAGAAGTTCATTGATATCTTCTTTTTATAAAGCAAATCGACTTCGATTCTTAAATAATCCACATAACTTCTGCTTCTATTGTAATAAAGGATTCCCTTTTTTTGTGGAAAAGGCCCGTATCAATAATTATGATTTTACGTATGGACAATTCCTCAATATCTTGTTCATTCGCaagaaaatattttctttgcGCGGcg aaaaaaaatattcttttttgGAGAGATATACTATTTCACCAATTGAGTTACAGGTGTCTAACATATTCATACCTAACGATTTTCTACAAAATGGTGACGAAAGGTATAACCTGTAcaaatcttttcattttccgATTCGATCCGATCCATTCGTTCGTAGAGCTGTTTACTCGATCGCAGACATTTCTGGAACACTTCTAACAGAAGGACAAACAGTCAGTTTTGAAAGAACTTATTGTCAACCCCTTTCAGATATGAATATGTCTGATTCAGAAGGGAAGAACTTGCATCAGtatatcaatttcaattcaaacATGGGTTTGATTCACACTCCATGTTCTGAGAAATATTTACCATTCGAAAAGAGGAAAAAGCGAGGTCGTTGTCTAAAGAAATGCTTTGAGAAAGGGCAGATGTATAGAACCTTTCAACGAGATAGTGCTTTTTCAACTCTCTCAAAATGGAATATATTCCAAACATATATGCCATGGTTCCTTACTTCGACAGGATACAAATATctaaatttgatatttttagATACTTTTTCAGACCTATTGCCGATACTAAGTAGCAGCCAAAAATTTTTATCCATTTTTCATGATATTATGCATGGATCAGATATATCATGGCGAATTCTTCAGAAAAAATTGTGTCTTCCACAATGGAATATGATAAGTGATATTTCGAGTAAGTGTTTACATAATCTTCTTCTGTCCGAAGAAATGATTCATCGAAATAATGAGTCACCATTGATATCGACACATCTGAGATCGCCAAATGTTCGGGAGTTCCTCTATTCAAtccttttccttcttcttaTTGTTGGATACGTCGTTCGTACACATCTTCTCTTTGTTTCTCGAGCCTATAGTGAGTTACAGACAGAGTTCGAAAGGTTCAAATCTTTGATGATTCCATCATACATGATTGAGTTGCGAAAACTTCTGGATAGGTATCCTCCATCTGAACTGAATTCTTTCTGGTTAAAGAATCTCTTTCTAGTTGCTGTGGAACAATTAGGAGATTCTCTAGAAGAAATACGGGGTTCCGCTTCTGGCGGAAACATGCTATGGGGTGGTGGTCCCACTTATGGGGTCAAATCAATACGTTCTAAGAAGAAATATTTGAATATAAATCTCATCGATATCATAGATTTCATAAGTATCATACCAAATTCCCTCAATCGAATCGCTTTTTCGAGAAATACGAGACATCTAAGTCATACAAGTAAAGAGATCTATTCAttgataagaaaaagaaaaaacgtgAACGGTGATTGGATTGATGATAAAATAGAATCGTGGGTCTCGAACAGTGATTCGATTGGTgataaagaaagagaattcTTGGTTCAGTTCTCCACCTTAACGACAGAAAAAAGGATTGATCAAATTCTATTGAGTCTGACTCATAGTGATCATTTATCAAAGAATGACTCTGGTTATCAAATGATTGAACAACCGGGAGCAATTTACTTACGATACTTAGTTGACATTCATAAAAAGTATCTAATGAATTATGAGTTCAATACATCCTGTTTAGCAGAAAGGCGGATATTCCTTGCTCATTATCAGACAATCACTTATTCACAAACCTCCTGTGGGGCTAATAGTTTTCATTTCCCATCTCATGGAAAACCCTTTTCGCTCCGGTTAGCCCTATCCCTCTCTAGGGGTATTTTAGTGATAGGTTCTATAGGAACTGGACGATCCTATTTGGTCAAATACCTAGCGACAAACTCCTATGTTCCTTTCATTACAGTATTTCTGAATAAGTTCCTGGATAACAAGCCCAAAGGGTTTCTTGTTGATGATAGTGACGATATTGATGATAGTGACGATATCGGCCGTGACCTTGATACGGAGCTGGAGCTTCTAACTATGATGAATGCGCTAACTATGGATATGATGCCGGAAATAGACCGATTTTATATCACCCTTCAATTCGAATTAGCAAAAGCAATGTCTCCTTGCATAATATGGATTCCAAACATTCATGATCTGGATGTGAATGAGTCGAATTACTTATCCCTCGGTTTATTAGTGAACTATCTCTCCAGGGATTGTGAAAGATGTTCCACTAGAAATATTCTTGTTATTGCTTCGACTCATATTCCCAAAAAAGTGGATCCCGCTCTAATAGCCCCGAATAAATTAAATACATTCATTAAGATACGAAGGCTTCTTATTCCACAACAACGAAAGCACTTTTTCACTCTTTCATATACTAGGGGATTTCACTTGGAAAAGAAAATGTTCTATACTAATGGATTCGGGTCCATAACCATGGGTTCCAATGTACGAGATCTTGTAGCACTTACCAATGAGGCCCTATCGATTAGTATTACACAGAAGAAATCAATTATAGACACTAATATAATTAGATCTGCTCTTCATAGACAAACTTGGGATTTGCGATCCCAAGTAAGATCGGTTCAGGATCATGGGATCCTTTTCTATCAGATAGGAAGGTCCGTTGCACAAAACGTACTTCTAAGTAATTGCTCTATAGATCCTATATCTATCTATATGAAGAAGAAATCATGTAATGAAGGGGGTTCTTATTTGTACAAATGGTACTTCGAACTTGGAACGAGCATGAAGAAATTAACGATACTTCTTTATCTTTTGAGTTGTTCTGCCGGATCGGTCGCTCAAGACCTTTGGTCTCTACCCGGACCCGATGAAAAAAACGGGATTACTTCTTATGGACTCGTTGAGAATGATTCTGATCTAGTTCATGGCCTATTAGAAGTAGAAGGCGCTCCGGTGGGATCCTCCCGGACAGAAAAAGATTGCAGTAAGTTTGATAATGATCGAGTGACATTGCTTCTTCGGCCCGAACCAAGGAATCCCTTAGATATGATGCAAAATGGATCTTGTTCTATCGTTGATCAGAGATTTTTCTATGAACAATACGAATCGGAGTTTGAAGAAGGGGAAGGAGAAGGAGTCCTCGACCTGCAACGGATAGAGGAGGATTTATTCAATCACATAGTTTGGGCTCCTAGAATATGGCGCCCTTGGGGCTTTCTATTTGATTGTATCGAAAGGCCCAATGAATTGGGATTTCCCTATTGGGTCAGGTCATTTCAGGGCAAGCGGATCATTTATGATGAAAAGGATGGGCTTCAAGAGAATGATTCGGAGTTCTTGCAGAGTCAGTACCAGACACGAGATAGATCTTCCAAAGAACAAGGCTTCTTTCGAATAAGCCAATTCGTTTGGGACCCTGCAGATCCACTCTTTTTCCTATTCAAAGATCCGCCTTTTATCTCTGTGTTTTCACATCGAGAATTCTTTGCAGATGAAGAGATGCCAAAGGGGCTTCTTACTTCCCAAACAGATCTTCCTACAACTCTATATAAACGCTGGTTTATCAAGAATACGCAAGAAAGGCACTTCGAATTGTTGATTCATCACCAGAGATGGCTTAGAACCAACAGTTCATTATCTAATGGATTTTTCCGTTCTAATACTCCATCCGAGAGTTATCAGTATTTATCAAAACTGTTCCTATCTAACGAAACGCTATTGGATCAAATGACAAAGACATTGTTGAGAAAAAGATGGCTTTTCCCGGATGAAATGAAAATTGGATTCATGTAA
- the LOC126797355 gene encoding LOW QUALITY PROTEIN: maturase K-like (The sequence of the model RefSeq protein was modified relative to this genomic sequence to represent the inferred CDS: deleted 1 base in 1 codon), with amino-acid sequence MEDFQVYFELYRSQQHDLLYPLIFWESIYALAHDRDLNRSVLLDNVGYDKKASLLIIKRLISRMYQQNRFIISFNDSNQNKFLGYNKNLYSQMISEGFAVIVEIPFSLRLVSSLEETETIKSYNLRSIHSIFPFFEDKFPHLNYASDVLIPYPIHLEILVQTLRYCMKDPSSLHLLRLFLYEYYSWNTVITPKKSIFAKRNQRLFLLLYNSYVGEYESIYFFSVISLIIYD; translated from the exons ATGGAAGACTTTCAAGTatatttcgaattatataGATCTCAGCAACACGACTTACTATACCCACTTATCTTTTGGGAGTCTATTTACGCCCTTGCTCATGATCGTGATTTAAATAGATCCGTTTTATTGGATAATGTAGGTTATGACAAGAAAGCTAGTTTACTAATTATAAAACGTTTAATTAGTCGAATGTATCAACAGAATCgttttattatttcctttaaTGATTCtaatcaaaataaatttttgggGTACAACAAAAATTTGTATTCTCAAATGATATCGGAGGGATTTGCAGTCATTGTGGAAATTCCGTTTTCCCTACGATTAGTATCTTCCTTAGAGGAGACAGAAACCATAAAATCTTATAATTTACgatcaattcattcaatatttccttttttcgaggacaaatttccacatttaaATTATGCATCAGATGTACTCATACCCTACCCTATCCATCTGGAAATCTTGGTTCAAACCCTTCGCTACTGCATGAAAGATCCCTCCTCTTTGCATTTATTACGGCTCTTTCTTTACGAGTATTATAGTTGGAATACTGTTATTACTCCAAAAAAATCCATTTTTGCAAAAAGGAATCAAAGATTATTCTTGCTCCTATACAATTCTTATGTAGGTGAATACGAATCCATT TACTTTTTCTCCGTAATCAGTCTAATCATTTACGATTAA